The DNA window CGGGGAAGCCGGGGCAGGTTGTGCGGGTGCGCGTGGGTACGTCGTTCGTCAGTCTCGACGGTGCCCGGCAGAATCTCCGCGCCGAAATCCCGGACTGGAATCTGGCCAACCTCTGTCAGCAAACCGAAGCCGCCTGGAACCACGAACTCAGCAAGATGACCGTCGAGGGGCGCGACACCGACAAAGCCCTGTTTTATTCGGCCCTCTACCGTACCCGCCTGACACCCCGCATTTTCTCGGACGTCGACGGTCGTTACCCCGGTTTTGCCGACGACAGCACCATCCACAAGGCCGACGGTTTCGCCTATTACTGCGATTTCAACCTGTGGGACACCTTCCGGGCCGTTCACCCGCTGCTGAATCTGATGGACCCGACACGCAACGGGGAGATGATGCAGTCGCTGGTAAAAAAAGCGGAGCAGGGCGGCTGGATGCCCATTTTTCCCTGCTGGAACTCGTATACGGCGGCTATGGTCGGCGACCATGCGCTATCGGCCGTTGCGGATGCGTACGTGAAAGGCGTCCGCAATTTCGACGTGCCCACGGCTTACGAATACCTCCGCAAGAACGCATTCGACGTCAATACCGATCCGCAGAGTTACGCCAACGGGCAGGGTCGGCGGGCGCTGGCGTCGTACGAGAAGTACCACTACATACCGCTTGAAGACTCGGTCTGGCAGGCGTTTCACAAGCGGGAGCAGGTGTCGCGCACGCTCGAATACGCCTATGACGACTTCTGTCTCGGCCAACTGGCAATCGCACTGGGCCATGCCACCGACGCGCAGCAGCTTCAGCAACGCAGCCAATACTACCGCAACGTGTTCGACCCGGCCGTGACTTATGTGCGGGGCCGCTACGCCGACGGCCGCTGGATTGCCGATTTCAAGCCGTTCGCGCAGCGGTCGTCGTTCATTACGGAAGGCTCACCGGCGCAGTACACTTTTTTCGTTCCGCAGGACGTGCCGGGCCTGATCGGGCTGATGGGCGGTAAATCCCAGTTCGTCGCCAAACTCGACACGCTCTTCGACGGGGGGCACTACTGGCACGGCAACGAACCCAATAATCAGATCGCCTACCTCTACGCGCTGGCGGGTGCGGCCCCGAAAACGCAGGCCCGCGTGCGGCAGCTTATCACCGACGAATACGATACCAGCCCCGGCGGGTTGAGCGGCAACGAAGACGGCGGGCAGATGTCGGCCTGGCTGGTGTTCAGCATGGCGGGGCTGTACCCCGTCTGCCCCGGCACCACCGACTACGTGCTGGGCAGCCCCGCCCTCGACCGCGTCACGATCCGGGCGGGGGCGAAGCCGTTCGTGGTCGAAGCGCGGAACAACAGCCCGCAGAACGTATACATTCAGTCGGCCACGCTCAACGGCAAACCGTTTACGCAGCCCACCCTCGACCACGCGACGATTCAGCGGGGTGGCACCCTCACGCTGACGATGGGATCATCGCCGAATTTCGGGTGGGGAAGCGGTAAATAATGGGTAAATTTGGGTTTTGTACTTGTGCGTAGTTCTGACATCTGTCTCCCGGCAGTGGGACATATACCGGCGACGAAACAGCACGTTAAGTAGTAAACCGTAAACCCTCAATGCGCCTACAATCGAATGTAGTCAGTCGGCTGTTGCTTGCCGGTCTGATCGCTACCGGAACGCTGGCCCGCAGCCAGTCGACCGACGAATCAATTACCCGCATTACGCCCGACAAGCTGACCGGCACACCGGCCAACTGGAAAACCGCTGGCAACGTCCGTATTGGGCTGGAATCGGGTGTCAAAAGCGAATCGGGTACTACCGTACTGGTCGGGACGCCCGGTCAGCCCATCACGCTATTGACAGGCAGCAAAGACATTCACCTGCTGATGGACGTGATGTTGGCCCCCGGCACCGATGCCAGCCTGAACGTCAGCGGAGCCACAATCCGGCTGGCCGACAACTGGGGCAGTAGCGCCATCAACGACCATACAACCGGGGCCGTACTGACGCCCCGCGCCGAACTACCCAGCCGTAGCGTCGGCAAAGCACCGGGCCTGTGGCAGCGCATCGACCTGTCGATGGAAGCCGGAAAAAGCCCGGCCGTACTGGCGCAACTGAAAATCAACGGGGTACTCGTGCAGGAAAATCTGGTGCTGCCCAGCCTACCTGCGTCGGCAGTTGGTTCGGTGGTGCTAAACGTCAACGCGGGTACGGTGGCCGTGCGTAACGTCGGCTACCAGCTTATTTCTGAACGTCAGGTCGCGCGGCTGGCGAACCTGCGGTATCAGTTTTACGAAGCCAAAACCGAAACGACCGAACCCGCAGCGATCAAGAATCTGAAGCTATTCAAGGAAGATACGCTGAACGCGCTGACATACGAAGTGTCGTACGGGCAACCCCGCTGGCACGCGATTCTGTATACCGGTAACCTGATCGTCGACAAAACCGGCATATATACGCTCACGATGCAGCACGGTGGCTTCGGCTCGCTGGAGGTCGACCAGAAACCCGTACTGGCCAATAGCCGCATGGATCTGGGCGAACTTAAAAGCGCACGGATCAACCTGACGGCGGGTTCGCATCCGTTCACGCTGTTTTTCGGTCGGTCGTGGCCCCGGCCCGGCTTTGGCTTGTTCATTGCCGCCCCCGACACCAAGCCGCAGGCGCTGCACACACCCACGTCACTGCCCGAACCCGACCCGGTGGGAGCCATCGACGTGGCCGTGCAAAACGAGCCGGTGATAATCCGTTCGTTCATCCAACTACCCGACGAAGCCCGCAAGCGCACCCACTGTCTGTCGGTCGGTACGCCATCGGGCCTGAACTATACCGTCGACCTGAATCAGGACGCGCTGGTGCAGGTGTGGAAAGGCAGCTTCGCCGACGCCACGCAGATGTGGTACGAGCGGGGTGAACCGCAACTACTCGAACCGCTGGGTGCGCCCGTCCGCACAGCTCCGACGCCCGTTGTCGCGCAACTCGCCAACGCGCAGCAGGCATGGCCCGACAGTGTGTCGGATGCTGACCTGCGTTATGGCGGCTACAAACTCGATAAGCAGGGTAACCCGACGATGCGCTACACTTACCGGGGCACAGCCGTCACCGACGCGCTCCTACCCGACGCTGACGGTAAGTCGCTGACCCGCACCGTAACCGTCAACGGCAGCAGCAACGACCCGCTCTACTGCCGACTGGCGGCTGGCAAAGCCATCGACGATCTCGGCAAAGGGCTGTACGCCATCGACGACCACAGCTACTACGTCCGGCTCGATCCGAAGCAGAAAGTGAGCATCCGTACCGTTAACGGCAAGCAGGAACTCGTCATGCCCATGAAAGGCAACACCACACTCAACTACGCACTAATCTGGTAGGGGCGGGCTTAACGTTTAGCGTCCAAAGTTTAAGGCTATAACCCTGATTCACAGCGGCTACTTCCATCCGAAGGAACATTAAACGTTAAACCACAAACCTTAAACCCATTGTAAAATGTCCCGACTTAGCTTACTTGGTTTGTTGCTGCTTGGCGGCAGCAGCCTGCTGGCCCAGCCCAAAGGCAGCCGGCCGATGACCGAAGACGATTACTACCACATGGTCACCCTACCCATTCCCGAAGGCGTTTTGCTGGAAGTGGGCGGCATGGCTGTATTGCCCGACGGACGCCTGGGGGTTTCGACCCGCCGGGGCGATGTCTGGATGATTAGCAACCCGTACATGCAGGGGTCGCGGCAGCCGCAGTATAAGCGCTACGCTACTGGCCTGCACGAACCGCTGGGCCTGGCATACCGCCGGGGCGAAATACTGGCGACGCAGCGCGGTGAAGTGACCAAGCTGATCGATACCGACGGCGACGGTGTGGCCGACGATTACCAGTCGCTGGTGAAGTGGCCGCTGGCGGGTAACTACCACGAATACAGCTACGGCCCGGTTCCCCTGCCCGACGGCGATATGCTCGTGACGCTCAACCTCGGCTGGATTGGCTACGGCGCCAGTCTATCGAAGTGGCGCGGCTGGATGCTGAAGCTCAACGACAAGGGCGAACTGACTCCCTGGGCAACGGGCCTGCGGTCGCCGTCGGGCTTTACGCAGCTTCGCAACGGCGCAATTCTTTACTCCGAAAACCAGGGCGACTGGGTTGGTTCGGGCCGGATCACCCAGCTCGACAAGGGCACGTTCGCCGGGAACCCCGCCGGTCTGAAATGGACAAGCGAGCCGGGTTCGCCCCTTACGCTTAAGCCGGAAGACGTTCCCAGCACGGATAAGCCATTGTACGAAGTCGCCAAAACGATTCCCGCGTTGAAAAACCCGGTCGTCTGGTTTCCGCACACGATCATGGGCATCTCGACGGCCGACATCGTGGAAGACACCACCGCCAACCGCTTCGGCCCGTTTGATGGGCAGTTGTTCGTCGGCGATCAGGGTCACAGCAAGGTCATGCGCGTGTTCACCGAAACGGTTGGCGGCAAATTGCAGGGCGTGTGTTTCCCGTTCCGCGAAGGCTTCCAGTCGGGTATCCTGCGCATGGCGTGGGGTGTCGACGGATCGATGTTCGTAGGCATGACGAGCCGGGGCTGGTCGGCAACGGGTAAATCGCCCTACGGTGTGCAACGCCTAGTCTGGACGGGAAAAACGCCCTTCGAGATGAAAGCCATCCGGTCGATGCCCGACGGCTTTGAAGTCGAATTTACGATGCCCGTCGACAAGAAAACGGCAGCTGATCCGGCGTCTTACGCGATGAATAGCTTCACCTACCAGTATCACCGCGCCTATGGCAGTCCCATCGAAGACGCGAAGCCCGTCCCTATCCGGGGTGTGGTTGTGTCGGACGACGGCCTGAAAGCCCGCATCGTGGCCGATACGACGCTGCGGTTGGGGTATATCCACGAACTGAAAGCTGAAGGCGTCAAGTCGGCGTCGGGGTTACCGCTGCTGCACACGGTCGGCTATTACACACTGAACAACATTGCAACCGGTGA is part of the Spirosoma rhododendri genome and encodes:
- a CDS encoding GH92 family glycosyl hydrolase, which encodes MTRCFLPFYLTALLLSHLTTLAQPRTPVSYVNPLIGSAPSRTPTALRHSEAGSELKGQTIPMVGRPHAMTNWTPQTQATEVKCIPPYYYNDTRISGFRGSHWMNGSCVQDYGSVTIMPLSGPLKTRPADRASTYSHTDEQATPAYYRTRLADYAIRAELSGHTRAGLMQFTFERGGDNYVLVEPNSDEGQGFVSIDPARREIVGYNPVYRIYQGAGQSAGFSGYFVVQFDTPFTTFGTWQQNTPTPNQRSAQGKARNESMGGYVGWTGKPGQVVRVRVGTSFVSLDGARQNLRAEIPDWNLANLCQQTEAAWNHELSKMTVEGRDTDKALFYSALYRTRLTPRIFSDVDGRYPGFADDSTIHKADGFAYYCDFNLWDTFRAVHPLLNLMDPTRNGEMMQSLVKKAEQGGWMPIFPCWNSYTAAMVGDHALSAVADAYVKGVRNFDVPTAYEYLRKNAFDVNTDPQSYANGQGRRALASYEKYHYIPLEDSVWQAFHKREQVSRTLEYAYDDFCLGQLAIALGHATDAQQLQQRSQYYRNVFDPAVTYVRGRYADGRWIADFKPFAQRSSFITEGSPAQYTFFVPQDVPGLIGLMGGKSQFVAKLDTLFDGGHYWHGNEPNNQIAYLYALAGAAPKTQARVRQLITDEYDTSPGGLSGNEDGGQMSAWLVFSMAGLYPVCPGTTDYVLGSPALDRVTIRAGAKPFVVEARNNSPQNVYIQSATLNGKPFTQPTLDHATIQRGGTLTLTMGSSPNFGWGSGK
- a CDS encoding plastocyanin/azurin family copper-binding protein → MSRLSLLGLLLLGGSSLLAQPKGSRPMTEDDYYHMVTLPIPEGVLLEVGGMAVLPDGRLGVSTRRGDVWMISNPYMQGSRQPQYKRYATGLHEPLGLAYRRGEILATQRGEVTKLIDTDGDGVADDYQSLVKWPLAGNYHEYSYGPVPLPDGDMLVTLNLGWIGYGASLSKWRGWMLKLNDKGELTPWATGLRSPSGFTQLRNGAILYSENQGDWVGSGRITQLDKGTFAGNPAGLKWTSEPGSPLTLKPEDVPSTDKPLYEVAKTIPALKNPVVWFPHTIMGISTADIVEDTTANRFGPFDGQLFVGDQGHSKVMRVFTETVGGKLQGVCFPFREGFQSGILRMAWGVDGSMFVGMTSRGWSATGKSPYGVQRLVWTGKTPFEMKAIRSMPDGFEVEFTMPVDKKTAADPASYAMNSFTYQYHRAYGSPIEDAKPVPIRGVVVSDDGLKARIVADTTLRLGYIHELKAEGVKSASGLPLLHTVGYYTLNNIATGEKLAIAAPVKHQHDMSAMASTKAGPGSMAGKGGKGIISTKTARAAASAKRITEQPADWTNGPDQTVTIGTKPGLKFDIESVEVKAGSRVKWVFNNNDDMLHNCVITKPGMADAVGDAALKLNLNGPKLNYVPMTGNVVYHTNILQPESSEAIYFVAPSEPGDYQYICSFPGHASLMRGTIKVVK